The following proteins are encoded in a genomic region of Arcobacter suis CECT 7833:
- a CDS encoding energy transducer TonB: MTRYLNSFFITMVLYLIAVFFFFFVFADSVIIPEKEEKTISLKHITLVHQEVTPQPVQPEPEPVVEKTQPEPIVEKKIHKPKKEKKLEHKKPIQEPIKEKTEEQKTEVVQQNIKPVDNTPILNEIPPKQVDTSEIESIEAQYLSKLRAKIEKNKVYPNAAKRLNQNGKVYVTFVVSKDGQITNIKVSKSSYFERLDEAAIKILADIGNIEAIPKELNKHSWEITVPIVYQIK, from the coding sequence ATGACTAGATACTTAAACTCTTTTTTTATAACTATGGTTTTATATTTAATAGCCGTATTTTTTTTCTTTTTTGTTTTTGCTGATTCAGTAATTATTCCAGAAAAAGAAGAAAAAACTATATCTCTTAAACATATTACACTAGTTCATCAAGAAGTTACTCCACAACCAGTTCAGCCTGAACCTGAACCAGTTGTAGAAAAAACTCAACCAGAACCAATAGTTGAAAAGAAAATACACAAACCTAAAAAAGAAAAAAAACTAGAGCATAAAAAACCTATACAAGAGCCAATTAAAGAAAAAACTGAAGAACAAAAAACTGAGGTTGTTCAACAAAATATAAAACCAGTAGATAATACTCCTATTTTAAATGAAATTCCACCTAAACAAGTAGATACAAGTGAAATAGAAAGTATAGAAGCACAATATTTATCTAAACTAAGAGCTAAAATTGAAAAAAACAAGGTTTATCCTAATGCTGCAAAAAGATTAAATCAAAATGGGAAAGTTTATGTAACATTTGTTGTTTCAAAAGATGGTCAAATAACAAATATTAAAGTTAGTAAAAGTTCATATTTTGAAAGATTAGACGAAGCTGCAATAAAAATTTTAGCTGATATAGGAAATATTGAGGCTATTCCTAAAGAATTAAATAAACATAGTTGGGAAATAACTGTACCAATTGTTTATCAAATCAAATAA
- a CDS encoding biopolymer transporter ExbD — MKLKKYDSINVIPFIDVLLVLLAIVLLTSTFISRGIIPISLPNASNADNLKPDKEIILVIQENGEILFENKIEILENVEKIILQSSKETPIHINTDKNTKFESFVQVLDMLKKHNYSNVSIVTKK; from the coding sequence ATGAAACTGAAGAAATATGATTCGATAAATGTTATACCATTTATTGATGTTTTACTTGTACTTTTAGCAATAGTTTTATTAACTTCAACATTTATTTCAAGGGGAATTATTCCTATTTCTTTACCTAATGCATCAAATGCAGATAATTTAAAACCAGATAAAGAGATAATCCTTGTAATTCAAGAAAATGGTGAAATACTTTTTGAAAACAAAATAGAAATTTTAGAAAATGTAGAAAAAATAATTTTGCAATCATCAAAAGAAACACCAATACATATTAACACAGATAAAAATACAAAGTTTGAATCTTTTGTTCAGGTTTTAGACATGTTAAAAAAACATAATTATTCAAATGTTTCTATAGTGACTAAAAAATGA
- a CDS encoding DEAD/DEAH box helicase translates to MKTLEKQLENLYIQKNKIDEEIELLKQQIKTEKEKILLKKDFTKDEKIELFKSLFVGRFDIYAKKWVSRDGNKQGFYPVTATFQGEDYLPLTNKDIEEHLRGNIFLATYCINLQNVSKFIVFEILDEDKYKLQITLNSLNIRAYYELNSYNAVFAWIFLQDELPSKIVFNFAQFILKKANINAKIYPNKEFATKESLGNNLELPLHLKLRDKNKTVFIDVNTNKIYEDQWMALNSVQKVSKQIIYSFNENSDSVNYEKDFEKITFPTQKLEIVLYDFIYIPTLNLSKSFLNKLKSFATFENPQIKILLNLRKPLFNTPKYIKSFDEDEKYLMLPRGLKDRIVDFFNANAISFSFIDKRHFKQIETKKVTFTLRPEQSDAIKEIKKRDFSICVAPPGFGKTLLGAKIFEQRATTTMIVVNKNMLLDQWIERFVNYFGYDKKDIGYLGKGHNKLNGIIDVATMQSLKNDPEIINNYSFVIVDECHHIPAITFEQIIKNFKGKYILGLSATPNRKDDLQPILYQQLGEISYEYKKKRTHTNKLQIIRTDFSSSADNYATIINELCLDENRNNLIIEAIKTNIQRKILVLTDRIEHINILENLLQKEKIDYVCVHGSLNKKEQVENMALVNTKSLIIATTSYFGEGIDFPHLNTIMFVTPISYYGRLVQYLGRIGRGNQECLAIDFLDSKNAMLNSAYKKRLEGYKQMHYK, encoded by the coding sequence ATGAAAACACTTGAAAAACAACTTGAGAATCTTTATATTCAAAAAAATAAAATAGATGAAGAGATAGAACTTTTAAAACAACAAATAAAAACTGAAAAAGAAAAAATCCTTCTAAAAAAAGATTTTACAAAAGATGAAAAAATAGAACTTTTTAAATCTTTATTTGTTGGTCGTTTTGATATTTATGCAAAAAAATGGGTTAGTCGTGATGGAAATAAACAAGGTTTTTATCCTGTAACTGCTACTTTTCAAGGGGAAGATTATCTTCCTTTAACAAACAAAGATATAGAAGAACATTTAAGAGGAAATATTTTTTTAGCAACTTATTGTATAAATTTACAAAATGTTTCTAAATTTATAGTTTTTGAAATTCTTGATGAGGATAAATATAAACTTCAAATTACTCTAAACTCTTTAAATATTAGAGCTTATTATGAACTAAATTCTTATAATGCAGTTTTTGCTTGGATATTTTTGCAAGATGAATTACCTTCAAAAATAGTTTTTAATTTTGCGCAATTTATATTAAAAAAAGCAAATATAAATGCAAAAATTTACCCAAATAAAGAATTCGCTACAAAAGAGAGTTTGGGAAATAATCTTGAACTTCCACTTCACTTAAAACTAAGAGACAAAAACAAAACAGTTTTTATTGATGTAAATACAAACAAAATTTATGAAGACCAGTGGATGGCTTTAAATAGTGTGCAAAAAGTTTCAAAGCAGATTATTTATAGTTTTAATGAAAACTCAGATTCTGTAAATTATGAAAAAGATTTTGAGAAAATAACTTTTCCTACTCAAAAACTAGAGATTGTTTTATATGATTTTATTTATATTCCAACTTTGAATTTATCAAAATCATTTTTAAATAAATTAAAATCATTTGCAACTTTTGAAAATCCGCAAATTAAAATTCTTTTAAATTTACGAAAGCCTTTGTTTAATACTCCAAAATATATAAAATCTTTTGATGAAGATGAAAAATATTTGATGTTACCTAGAGGTTTAAAAGATAGAATAGTTGATTTTTTTAATGCAAATGCTATATCTTTTTCTTTTATAGATAAAAGACATTTTAAGCAAATAGAAACTAAAAAAGTGACTTTTACTTTAAGACCAGAACAAAGTGATGCAATAAAAGAGATTAAAAAAAGAGATTTTTCAATTTGTGTTGCACCTCCTGGATTTGGTAAAACTTTGCTTGGAGCAAAAATATTTGAGCAAAGGGCAACTACCACTATGATAGTTGTAAATAAAAATATGTTGTTGGATCAATGGATTGAAAGATTTGTAAACTATTTTGGATATGATAAAAAAGATATTGGATATTTAGGAAAAGGTCACAATAAATTAAATGGAATAATTGATGTGGCAACAATGCAAAGTTTGAAAAATGATCCTGAAATAATAAATAATTATTCGTTTGTAATAGTTGATGAGTGTCATCATATTCCAGCAATTACTTTTGAGCAAATTATTAAAAATTTTAAAGGTAAATATATTTTAGGTTTAAGTGCAACTCCAAATAGAAAAGATGACTTACAACCTATCTTATATCAACAGTTGGGTGAGATTTCTTATGAATATAAGAAAAAAAGAACACATACAAATAAACTTCAAATAATTAGAACAGATTTTTCAAGTAGTGCTGATAACTACGCTACAATCATAAATGAATTGTGCTTAGATGAAAATAGAAATAATTTAATAATTGAAGCAATAAAAACTAATATTCAAAGAAAAATTTTAGTTTTAACCGATAGAATAGAACATATAAATATATTAGAAAATCTTTTGCAAAAAGAGAAAATCGATTATGTTTGTGTTCATGGAAGTTTAAATAAAAAAGAACAAGTAGAAAATATGGCATTGGTAAATACGAAATCATTAATTATTGCTACAACATCATATTTTGGAGAGGGAATTGATTTCCCTCACTTAAATACAATTATGTTTGTAACACCAATTTCATATTATGGAAGACTTGTTCAATATCTTGGGAGAATAGGACGGGGAAATCAAGAGTGTTTGGCAATTGATTTTTTAGATTCCAAAAATGCTATGTTGAATTCAGCTTATAAAAAAAGGCTTGAAGGCTACAAACAAATGCATTATAAATAA
- the leuS gene encoding leucine--tRNA ligase, which produces MEYISKEIEKKWQNFWSENQSFEPSDDQTKEKKYILSMFPYPSGRIHMGHVRNYCLGDAFARHFRKSNFNVLHPIGWDSFGMPAENAAIKHKLHPKKWTYENIDYMRDELKALGLSFSETREFATSDELYTKWEQEFIIKMYEAGIIYRKSATVNWCPHDLTVLANEQLEDGCCWRCGTEVVQKEMPGYYVGITKYAQELLDDLELLKNDWPSQVLTMQENWIGRSEGLEFKFELSVESKAKLERQFTKYLVFTTRPDTIYGVSYSALAPEHPIVKYMVENNLLPEKKIKAIKEMQKVTERDRATQEKEGVSLEIDVMHPLTGEKIPVWVANFVLSSYGGGAVMAVPAHDQRDFEFAKKYDLPMKQVIVGESGVITKQTEAYTNEGTLIDSEGFTGLQNTKAKKAIIYHFEQNSLGVKQVNFKLRDWGVSRQRYWGAPIPFVHCESCGLVPEKTENLPIALPEDVEITGEGNPLDNHQTWKHCSCPKCGKPALRESDTLDTFVQSSWYFLRYATNPKVWNETGISKSDSDYWMDVDQYIGGIEHAILHLLYARFFTKVLNDLGYTNSKEPFKRLLTQGMVLKDGAKMSKSKGNVVDPDLIIEKYGADTARLFMLFAAPPTKELEWNDSAVDGAYRFIKKFYERAVNVTENGLKTFASLEHSSLDKDEKEARKKVYDALIKSNEVFNKTYTFNTLIASCMEALNALQAQKNEAVWAEGYYILTNILEPIIPHACWELSNQLFNLENFNKKLEIKEEVFTFDSIILAVTVNGKKRCEIEVAPDTSKDEVLAAAKIAAAKWLGESELIKEIVVPNKLVNFVIKG; this is translated from the coding sequence ATGGAATATATTTCAAAAGAGATTGAAAAAAAATGGCAAAATTTTTGGAGTGAAAATCAATCATTTGAACCATCTGATGATCAAACAAAAGAAAAAAAATATATTTTAAGTATGTTCCCATACCCAAGTGGAAGAATTCACATGGGACACGTGAGAAACTATTGTCTAGGAGATGCTTTTGCTAGACATTTTAGAAAATCTAATTTTAATGTTTTACACCCAATTGGTTGGGATAGTTTTGGAATGCCAGCTGAAAATGCAGCAATAAAACATAAACTTCATCCAAAAAAATGGACTTATGAAAATATTGATTATATGAGAGATGAATTAAAAGCTTTAGGTTTATCTTTTTCTGAGACTAGAGAATTTGCAACTAGCGATGAATTATATACAAAATGGGAACAAGAATTCATCATAAAAATGTATGAAGCAGGAATCATTTATAGAAAATCTGCAACAGTAAACTGGTGTCCTCATGACTTAACAGTTTTAGCAAACGAACAACTTGAAGATGGTTGTTGTTGGAGATGTGGAACAGAAGTTGTTCAAAAAGAGATGCCAGGATATTATGTAGGAATTACAAAATATGCTCAAGAATTACTTGATGATTTAGAGTTATTAAAAAATGATTGGCCAAGTCAAGTTTTAACTATGCAAGAGAATTGGATAGGAAGAAGTGAAGGTTTAGAGTTTAAATTTGAATTATCTGTTGAGTCAAAGGCAAAATTAGAGAGACAATTCACAAAATATTTAGTATTTACAACAAGACCTGATACTATTTATGGAGTTTCATATTCAGCACTTGCACCTGAGCATCCAATTGTAAAATATATGGTTGAAAATAATCTTTTACCAGAAAAAAAGATAAAAGCAATTAAAGAGATGCAAAAAGTTACAGAAAGAGATAGAGCAACACAAGAAAAAGAGGGTGTTTCTTTAGAAATAGATGTAATGCATCCATTAACTGGAGAAAAAATTCCTGTTTGGGTAGCAAATTTTGTTTTAAGTTCTTATGGTGGCGGAGCTGTAATGGCAGTTCCTGCACATGATCAAAGGGATTTTGAATTTGCTAAAAAATATGATTTACCTATGAAACAAGTAATTGTTGGTGAATCTGGAGTAATAACAAAACAAACAGAAGCTTATACAAATGAAGGTACTTTAATTGATAGTGAAGGATTCACTGGATTACAAAATACAAAAGCAAAAAAAGCAATTATTTATCATTTTGAACAAAATTCTTTAGGTGTAAAACAGGTTAATTTTAAACTAAGAGATTGGGGAGTTTCAAGACAAAGATATTGGGGTGCTCCAATTCCTTTTGTACATTGTGAGTCTTGTGGTTTAGTTCCTGAAAAAACTGAAAATTTACCAATAGCCTTACCTGAAGATGTAGAAATTACAGGAGAGGGAAATCCACTGGATAATCATCAAACTTGGAAACATTGTTCTTGTCCAAAATGTGGAAAACCAGCTCTTAGAGAAAGTGACACTTTAGATACATTTGTTCAATCATCTTGGTATTTTTTAAGATATGCAACAAATCCAAAAGTTTGGAATGAAACAGGAATTTCAAAATCTGATAGTGATTATTGGATGGATGTTGATCAATATATTGGTGGAATTGAACATGCAATTTTACACCTTTTATACGCAAGATTTTTTACAAAAGTATTAAATGATTTAGGTTATACAAATTCAAAAGAGCCATTTAAAAGATTACTTACTCAAGGTATGGTTTTAAAAGATGGTGCTAAGATGTCAAAATCAAAAGGAAATGTTGTAGATCCTGATTTAATTATTGAAAAATATGGTGCAGATACAGCAAGACTATTTATGTTATTTGCAGCACCACCAACAAAAGAACTTGAATGGAATGATAGTGCTGTTGATGGGGCATATAGATTTATTAAAAAATTCTATGAAAGAGCTGTTAATGTAACAGAAAATGGCTTAAAAACTTTTGCTAGCTTAGAACATTCTTCTTTAGATAAAGATGAAAAAGAAGCAAGGAAAAAAGTATATGATGCATTAATTAAATCAAATGAAGTATTTAATAAAACTTATACTTTTAATACTTTAATTGCTTCTTGTATGGAAGCTTTAAATGCTTTACAAGCTCAAAAAAATGAAGCTGTTTGGGCAGAGGGTTATTATATTTTAACAAATATTTTAGAACCAATAATTCCCCACGCTTGTTGGGAATTATCAAACCAACTGTTTAATCTTGAAAACTTTAATAAAAAACTTGAAATAAAAGAAGAAGTTTTTACTTTTGATTCGATAATTTTAGCAGTTACAGTTAATGGTAAAAAAAGATGTGAGATTGAAGTGGCACCTGATACTTCAAAAGATGAAGTTTTAGCAGCAGCAAAAATAGCGGCGGCAAAATGGTTAGGTGAAAGTGAATTAATTAAAGAGATAGTTGTTCCAAATAAACTTGTAAATTTTGTAATAAAAGGATAA
- the lptE gene encoding LPS assembly lipoprotein LptE: protein MNILKKVLFALFTFTILFSITACGYKPSTYYAKEEISGKVFVNVLINLEDPKNSVLIKDSINQLLIQKLDAELVNKESLADTVMNININSVSMQALQYDRSGYNKLYRAVVVINVSYFKKSDNKRKSFSVDGEYNFSIDNGTSINDTQRYNAIQKASDKAIEEVLSKIAVSSFKK from the coding sequence ATGAATATTTTAAAAAAAGTGCTATTTGCACTTTTTACTTTTACCATTTTATTTTCAATAACAGCTTGTGGATATAAACCTTCAACATATTATGCAAAAGAAGAAATTTCAGGAAAAGTATTTGTTAATGTTTTAATAAATTTGGAAGATCCAAAGAACTCTGTTTTAATAAAAGATTCAATAAATCAATTATTAATCCAAAAGTTAGATGCTGAACTTGTAAATAAAGAATCTTTAGCTGATACGGTTATGAATATCAATATAAACTCTGTTAGTATGCAGGCTTTACAATATGATAGATCAGGATACAATAAATTATATAGAGCAGTAGTTGTAATAAATGTTTCTTATTTCAAAAAAAGTGATAATAAAAGAAAATCATTTAGTGTTGATGGCGAATATAATTTTTCTATAGATAATGGTACCTCAATAAATGATACTCAAAGATATAATGCTATTCAAAAAGCTTCTGATAAAGCTATAGAAGAAGTTTTATCAAAAATAGCAGTATCATCATTTAAAAAATAG
- a CDS encoding cation:proton antiporter, whose amino-acid sequence MLGIIVATTLITLILNLILKKVHLPTIIGYILTGTIIAYTFNLHSAVDNHELKEIAEFGVVFLMFTIGLEFSLNHLKKMRKEVFFTGTLQIVITTVFVYLIARFVIGFNTQTALIIGTVLSLSSTAIVLKTFNETKEITKPHGRRVLGILIMQDIAVIPILLMISFFSMTDDGALLFTIGKTILAAIVLLALLYFSGRYLLEPFLRYVSATKSDELFVASVLLLAVGSAYLAYYFGFSYSLGAFIAGMMISETKFKHQVEADLIPFRNILLGVFFITVGMQINFKVIYEYAWIIAILLPLVMGLKFIVIYTLVRYEDNKRVAFKTALSLIQIGEFSLAILELARSQNLIDITYSQILIVTIVISMILTPIVLKNLSKAAARLIPEDVMMITNTYNIAEDTENHVVVLGYGRFGQAIVEELKTFGQNYVILEHNVKFYQIGKDRGEPIVFGNAAQRHILNSINIKKASAVIVAVNNPEILHLICEAVNDLTHNSKTIVTVTTEAEKEALRGLHLKHVIVETKQIARAVVDEIMYCRLS is encoded by the coding sequence ATGTTAGGAATTATTGTTGCAACAACACTTATTACATTAATTTTAAATCTAATTCTAAAAAAAGTACATTTGCCAACAATTATAGGATACATATTAACTGGTACGATTATCGCTTATACTTTTAATTTACATTCAGCTGTTGATAATCATGAATTAAAAGAAATTGCTGAATTTGGGGTAGTTTTTTTAATGTTTACTATAGGTTTAGAATTTTCTTTAAATCACTTAAAAAAAATGAGAAAAGAAGTTTTTTTTACGGGAACTTTGCAAATAGTTATAACAACAGTTTTTGTATATTTAATTGCACGATTTGTAATAGGATTTAATACTCAAACAGCTTTAATAATTGGAACAGTTTTATCTTTATCTTCAACAGCGATTGTTCTAAAAACTTTTAATGAAACAAAAGAGATAACAAAACCCCATGGAAGAAGGGTTTTAGGGATCCTAATTATGCAAGATATTGCAGTTATTCCTATACTTTTAATGATTTCATTTTTTTCTATGACAGATGATGGTGCTTTACTTTTTACAATTGGAAAAACTATTTTAGCTGCTATTGTATTATTAGCTTTATTATATTTTAGTGGTAGATATTTATTAGAACCATTTTTAAGATATGTATCTGCTACTAAATCAGATGAATTATTTGTAGCTTCAGTTTTATTATTAGCTGTTGGTTCTGCATATTTGGCATATTATTTTGGGTTTTCATATTCACTTGGAGCATTTATTGCAGGTATGATGATTTCAGAAACTAAATTTAAACATCAAGTTGAAGCTGACCTTATTCCTTTTAGAAATATACTTTTAGGTGTGTTTTTTATAACAGTTGGAATGCAAATAAATTTTAAAGTAATCTATGAATATGCTTGGATTATCGCTATTTTATTACCACTTGTGATGGGATTAAAATTTATAGTAATTTATACACTTGTAAGATATGAAGATAATAAAAGAGTTGCTTTTAAAACAGCACTTTCTTTAATTCAAATAGGTGAATTTTCACTTGCTATTTTAGAATTAGCAAGAAGCCAAAATTTAATTGATATAACATATTCTCAAATATTAATAGTAACCATTGTAATATCAATGATTTTAACACCAATAGTTTTAAAGAATCTTTCAAAAGCAGCTGCTAGATTGATTCCAGAAGATGTTATGATGATAACAAATACATATAATATTGCAGAAGATACTGAAAATCATGTTGTAGTTCTTGGTTATGGAAGATTTGGTCAAGCAATAGTTGAAGAGTTAAAAACTTTTGGTCAAAATTATGTGATTTTAGAACATAATGTAAAGTTTTATCAAATAGGAAAAGATAGAGGGGAACCAATAGTTTTTGGAAATGCAGCTCAAAGACATATTTTAAATTCTATAAATATTAAAAAAGCATCTGCTGTAATAGTTGCGGTTAATAATCCAGAGATATTACATCTTATTTGTGAAGCTGTTAATGATTTAACACACAACAGTAAAACTATTGTAACTGTTACAACAGAAGCAGAAAAAGAAGCATTAAGAGGTTTACATTTAAAGCATGTTATTGTAGAAACAAAACAAATAGCAAGAGCAGTTGTGGATGAAATTATGTATTGTAGACTTTCATAA
- a CDS encoding folylpolyglutamate synthase/dihydrofolate synthase family protein, which translates to MLVDLKNTNLEKFLEHKTLYYDKIDFTVVKSSWDKLSTKIKLPFVIHIVGTNGKGSTGRFLAHYLYKKDFEVLHYSSPHIMKFNERIWINGSDVSDENLELAHQFLQDLFEIELLEKLTYFEYTTLLAFYLSKDFDYLVLEAGLGGEFDATNVVENNLSLITTIGLDHQSFLGNTVEEITATKMRSVDNKMLIGYQVFPEVVQTAFKVKEQILEQRNRNIEIIEVKDFNKYPINDKFASYLKRNLHLVIACLNELKIPIDLELFDDVPLFGRCQKIASNITIDVGHNPLAATVIAKEFENKKITLIYNSYADKDYVEVLKILKPIIKELVIIELDDKRVVKKEELEKVIKQLNITNKEIIKIEENEEYLVFGSFLVVEKFLSLIGFNESL; encoded by the coding sequence ATGTTAGTAGATTTAAAAAATACAAACTTAGAAAAGTTTTTGGAACATAAAACACTTTATTACGACAAGATAGATTTTACAGTTGTAAAATCTTCTTGGGATAAACTTTCAACGAAAATAAAACTTCCTTTTGTAATTCATATTGTTGGAACCAATGGAAAAGGAAGTACAGGAAGATTTTTAGCTCATTATTTATATAAAAAAGATTTTGAAGTTTTACATTATAGCTCACCACATATTATGAAATTTAATGAAAGAATTTGGATAAATGGCTCGGATGTTAGTGATGAAAATTTAGAATTGGCTCACCAATTTTTACAAGATTTATTTGAAATAGAACTTTTAGAAAAATTAACATATTTTGAATATACCACTCTTTTGGCTTTTTATTTATCAAAAGATTTTGATTATTTAGTTTTAGAAGCTGGTCTTGGTGGAGAGTTTGATGCAACAAATGTTGTAGAAAATAATCTGTCATTAATTACAACTATTGGACTTGACCATCAAAGCTTTTTAGGAAATACAGTTGAAGAAATAACAGCTACAAAAATGCGTTCAGTTGATAATAAAATGCTTATTGGTTATCAAGTTTTTCCTGAAGTTGTTCAAACTGCTTTTAAAGTAAAAGAGCAAATTTTAGAGCAAAGAAATAGAAATATAGAAATTATTGAAGTAAAAGATTTTAATAAATATCCTATAAATGACAAATTTGCTTCATATTTAAAAAGAAATTTACATTTAGTAATTGCTTGCTTAAACGAGTTGAAAATTCCTATAGATTTAGAACTTTTTGATGATGTTCCCCTTTTTGGAAGATGCCAAAAAATAGCTTCAAATATAACTATTGATGTGGGGCACAATCCCCTTGCAGCAACAGTTATAGCAAAAGAGTTTGAAAATAAAAAAATCACTTTGATATATAACTCTTATGCGGATAAAGATTATGTGGAAGTTTTAAAAATATTAAAACCAATTATAAAAGAGCTTGTAATAATAGAGTTAGATGATAAAAGAGTTGTGAAAAAAGAGGAGTTAGAAAAAGTTATTAAACAATTAAATATAACAAATAAAGAGATAATAAAAATAGAAGAAAATGAAGAGTATTTAGTTTTTGGTTCATTTTTGGTTGTTGAAAAATTCTTATCTTTGATTGGCTTCAATGAGTCTTTATGA
- the exbB gene encoding TonB-system energizer ExbB, whose translation MNIETLKHTVDYGVIGLLVFMSFIAVWFFIERIIFYKKINIKNYTNKKHLDVALTKHLTIIGTIASNSPYIGLLGTVLAIMLTFMTMSNGDIEAAKIMASLALALKATAVGLVVAIISMVFYNILSRYAEVLESLYETEEI comes from the coding sequence ATGAATATAGAAACTCTTAAACATACAGTTGACTATGGAGTAATAGGACTTCTTGTTTTTATGAGTTTTATTGCTGTTTGGTTTTTTATAGAAAGAATAATTTTTTACAAAAAAATTAATATAAAAAATTATACAAACAAAAAACATTTAGATGTTGCCTTAACAAAACATCTTACTATTATTGGAACGATTGCTTCAAATTCTCCTTATATTGGATTATTAGGAACTGTATTAGCAATTATGCTTACATTTATGACTATGAGTAATGGTGATATTGAAGCTGCAAAAATTATGGCATCTTTAGCATTAGCTTTAAAAGCAACAGCAGTTGGGTTAGTTGTAGCAATCATTTCTATGGTATTTTATAATATTCTAAGTAGATATGCTGAAGTTTTGGAGAGTTTATATGAAACTGAAGAAATATGA
- a CDS encoding TolC family protein, translating to MKRIIIPSLFCSLIFANELDILQKDKKELRQIEKEVIQKKYEGAKDDWIGTINLSSGLTRSHSFSKDNDSFNKSISIGFTQSVYESGGIEFGIKYANDELKSETIAWENENIAMLQTIYETLLTIEKLKLQIEQSDYLLKNKDIELILKKIQYEAGRVDIIELNNAIMSKNNQQKENISLKNSLKDKEYELSKYTSFKSNEIEIIDFKIIDKEKFLKDNLNIRYENSRVELLDTSYKQLKSSYLPKVSLNTNAGYSDNGDLSRDTNEENKNGSVGLNMTMPLFDITKEAKIEKSKLEVLKQKVNVTDIQNELVYEYEQILAQINTYEEYEQITKNNLKLYDDLLMVNQSSNSAGMTSDFDLEILQNTKKINEYDLEINDINKKLQYSKLYFKTKADI from the coding sequence TTGAAGAGAATAATTATTCCTTCTTTATTTTGTTCTTTAATCTTTGCAAATGAGTTAGATATTTTGCAAAAAGATAAAAAAGAGTTAAGACAGATAGAAAAAGAAGTTATACAAAAGAAGTACGAAGGTGCAAAGGATGATTGGATTGGAACAATCAATTTAAGTTCAGGATTAACAAGAAGCCATTCTTTTTCAAAAGATAATGATTCCTTTAATAAAAGTATTTCTATTGGATTTACTCAAAGTGTGTACGAATCAGGTGGAATAGAATTTGGAATTAAATATGCCAATGATGAACTAAAATCAGAAACAATTGCATGGGAAAATGAAAATATAGCAATGTTACAAACTATTTATGAAACTCTTTTAACTATAGAAAAACTAAAGTTACAAATAGAACAAAGTGATTATTTATTAAAAAATAAAGATATTGAACTTATTTTAAAAAAGATTCAATATGAAGCGGGAAGAGTTGATATTATCGAACTTAATAATGCTATTATGTCAAAAAACAATCAGCAAAAAGAGAATATTTCTTTGAAAAACTCACTAAAAGATAAAGAGTATGAGCTTTCAAAATATACAAGTTTTAAATCTAACGAAATAGAAATTATTGATTTTAAAATTATTGATAAAGAGAAATTCTTAAAAGATAATTTAAATATCAGATATGAAAATTCAAGAGTTGAATTACTTGATACAAGTTATAAACAACTAAAAAGTTCGTATTTACCAAAAGTTAGTTTAAATACAAATGCAGGATATTCAGATAATGGGGATTTAAGTAGAGATACAAATGAAGAGAATAAAAATGGTTCTGTTGGTTTAAATATGACAATGCCTTTATTTGATATTACAAAAGAGGCAAAAATAGAAAAATCAAAATTAGAAGTGTTAAAACAAAAAGTAAATGTAACTGATATACAAAATGAGTTGGTTTATGAATATGAACAAATTTTGGCTCAAATTAATACTTATGAAGAGTATGAACAAATTACAAAAAATAATTTGAAATTATATGATGACTTACTTATGGTAAATCAAAGTTCAAATAGCGCTGGTATGACTTCTGATTTTGATTTAGAAATTTTACAAAATACAAAAAAAATAAATGAATATGATTTAGAAATAAATGATATTAATAAAAAACTACAATATTCAAAACTATATTTTAAAACAAAGGCTGATATCTAA